One window from the genome of Saccharomyces mikatae IFO 1815 strain IFO1815 genome assembly, chromosome: 4 encodes:
- the SEC1 gene encoding Sec1p (similar to Saccharomyces cerevisiae SEC1 (YDR164C); ancestral locus Anc_8.351), with protein sequence MSDLIELQRSYLIGVLNQIETRNNLKFLIIDKAVEKILSYLFLTPQELLNNVTSVDLIDSPTRKGQSSVDAIYLLEPTKYNINCIDADFMVRPPKYRRCHIRFLPGLTNPIFQFFQSKRYIAQNLESFKPIELGFFVKESQFFQTLQMEHSLQVFFNNNCKALIPTNVRKIVGSLVSLCVITGEYPIVRYFEPNPVEEEDARNGNTASKANSLTKSIASAFQIAIDTYARNNPDFPPQNTERPRSILIITDRTLDPFAPILHDFSYQAMAYDLVTNVDTQKDVYHYSAENEAGEQEEKVSKLVDLYDPDWIDLKHQHIMDANEYIQGKIKELIAKNPLLVDRSNVKNTTDLLSVVAHLKDFDEERRRLILHKTLIDECLGENAERKLADISAIEQNLSGFGTDFSGEKIKHIVDDLLPALAMKEPTILDKLRYIIVYALFRGGIIELDFIKLLNFIGVNHDHENFQQFLEIFRNYDQIDFKLIKDRPKDKPYQKEWFHDTLVNDPNIYHTSRFVPAVGNILSKVIANPLLLSEQYFPYLKDKPIELLNEEEFQAGLANTSANSSSSLRNPRHKAAWTTKSSNLKKNIPRQRFFYYVIGGISIPEVKAAYDQSNLKNRDIFIGSDEILTPTSFLDEVKYLQNPREFFKFKEDQRQQINPPDFLLREMKPVAQPVSHVHLKSQNNEPKVGTSSPKVAGSPKPEVTGKEKKRSKFSRFLKRKSHHDK encoded by the coding sequence ATGTCTGATTTAATTGAATTACAGAGGAGCTACCTGATAGGGGTTTTGAATCAGATTGAGACGAGAAATAACTTGAAGTTTCTTATTATCGATAAAGCTGTGGAGAAAATATTGAGCTACCTTTTCCTCACGCCCCAGGAACTTTTAAATAATGTCACTTCTGTCGATTTGATTGATTCCCCCACGAGAAAAGGACAGTCCTCCGTCGATGCCATTTATCTATTGGAACCTACAAAGTATAACATCAATTGTATTGACGCTGACTTTATGGTAAGGCCACCAAAATACAGAAGATGCCACATTAGGTTCTTGCCAGGGTTAACAAACCCTATAtttcagttttttcaatcaaaaCGTTATATTGCTCAAAATCTTGAATCTTTCAAGCCAATTGAATTGGGGTTTTTCGTCAAAGAATCtcagttttttcaaactttacAAATGGAGCATTCATTACAggttttcttcaacaataACTGCAAGGCTCTGATTCCTACTAATGTGAGGAAGATCGTGGGCTCTTTGGTTAGTTTATGTGTTATTACTGGGGAATATCCGATTGTTAGATATTTTGAACCCAATCCtgtggaagaagaagatgccCGCAACGGAAATACTGCATCCAAAGCTAATTCTTTGACCAAATCCATTGCGAGTGCATTTCAAATAGCAATAGATACGTACGCTCGCAATAATCCTGATTTCCCTCCTCAAAATACTGAAAGGCCGCGTTCGATTTTAATTATCACTGATAGAACATTGGACCCATTTGCGCCAATATTACATGATTTCAGCTACCAAGCAATGGCTTATGACTTAGTCACTAATGTGGATACACAGAAAGATGTGTACCATTATTCCGCCGAGAATGAAGCTGGTGAACAAGAGGAAAAGGTTTCAAAATTGGTGGATTTGTATGACCCCGACTGGATTGATTTGAAACATCAGCATATTATGGATGCTAACGAATACATCCAAGGTAAAATTAAGGAGTTAATTGCTAAAAATCCTCTTCTGGTTGACAGATCAAATGTTAAAAATACTACCGACTTATTGAGTGTCGTAGCGCActtgaaagattttgacgaagaaagaaggagaTTGATTTTACATAAGACTTTAATTGATGAATGCTTGGGGGAAAAtgcagaaagaaaattagCTGATATCTCTGCTATTGAACAAAATCTATCTGGTTTTGGGACCGATTTTAGTGGTGAGAAGATAAAACATATCGTTGATGATCTCCTGCCAGCATTAGCAATGAAGGAGCCGACAATCTTGGATAAACTGCGTTATATTATTGTATATGCTCTTTTCAGAGGTGGCATTATTGAGTTGGATTTCATTaaattattgaattttattGGAGTTAATCATGATCATGAAAATTTCCAgcaatttttggaaatattTAGGAATTATGATCAAATTGATTTCAAATTGATCAAAGATAGACCAAAGGATAAACCATACCAAAAGGAATGGTTTCATGATACTTTAGTGAATGATCCGAATATTTACCACACTTCAAGATTTGTTCCAGCTGTAGGGaatattctttcaaaagttaTAGCGAATCCATTGTTATTGAGCGAACAATATTTCCCGTATTTAAAGGACAAACCAATTGAGTTATTAAACGAAGAGGAATTTCAAGCAGGACTGGCTAATACCTCTGCCAATTCCTCCTCATCCTTAAGAAACCCGCGGCATAAAGCAGCATGGACCACGAAAAGCTCcaatttaaagaagaatatacCAAggcaaagatttttttattacgTTATTGGCGGTATATCAATTCCCGAAGTAAAAGCAGCTTATGATCAATCGAACCTGAAGAATAGAGATATATTTATTGGCAGTGACGAAATCTTAACACCAACGAGTTTCTTAGATGAAGTGAAATATTTACAAAATCCAAGAGAATTCTTtaaatttaaagaagatCAGCGCCAGCAAATAAATCCACCTGACTTTCTTTTAAGAGAAATGAAACCAGTGGCACAACCAGTCTCCCATGTTCATCTTAAAAGCCAGAATAACGAACCCAAGGTTGGTACTTCTAGTCCCAAAGTAGCAGGTTCTCCAAAGCCAGAAGTTACcggaaaagagaagaaacgTAGTAAATTTTCgagatttttgaaaagaaaatctcACCATGATAAATGA
- the TRM82 gene encoding Trm82p (similar to Saccharomyces cerevisiae TRM82 (YDR165W); ancestral locus Anc_8.355) → MTIIHPLQNTLTSRDGSLVFAIIKNCILGFKYQSINHWEYVGKWTDNFDKTQEVKKDIVKEQQGQNSEIENENKNKKLKSNKGDSIAKTEVKVPSPGIGAPPIYSYIRNLRFTPDESRLIACADSDKSVLIFDVDKTSKDNVLRLTKRFSFPKRPNAISIAEDGATVTVADKFGDVYSIDINSNPEEKFTQEPILGHVSMLTDVHMIKDSDGHQFIISSDRDEHIKISHYPQCFIVDKWLFGHKHFVSSICCDKDYLLLSAGGDDKIFAWNWKTGENLYTFDYSNLIKPYLNDQHLAPPRFQNEDNDIIEFAVSKIVKLENLPFVAFFVEATKCIIVLELSEKLRGNLAFKQIITFPYNVISLSAQKNELQVTLDNKNSSDVQNNFAKFIQYNSNDRKFVVNDEKSNNFDNTIIKSVKGDSNLDTKEEDTYPLYNISSLRKHGEHYS, encoded by the coding sequence ATGACCATAATTCATCCCCTACAAAATACACTTACCTCTCGTGATGGGTCATTGGTTTTCGCCATCATAAAGAATTGTATTTTGGGCTTCAAATACCAATCAATAAACCATTGGGAATATGTTGGAAAATGGACCGataattttgataaaactCAGGAAGTAAAGAAAGACATTGTTAAGGAGCAACAGGGACAAAATAGCGAAattgaaaacgaaaacaaaaacaaaaaattgaaaagtaaTAAAGGCGATTCCATCGCCAAGACAGAAGTTAAGGTACCATCTCCAGGCATTGGTGCTCCTCCAATATATTCGTACATTAGAAATCTGAGATTTACACCAGATGAATCGAGACTGATTGCGTGTGCGGATTCTGACAAATCTgttcttatttttgatgttgACAAAACTTCCAAGGATAATGTTTTGAGGTTAACAAAgagattttctttccctAAAAGACCCAATGCCATTTCTATAGCAGAAGATGGAGCTACAGTTACTGTAGCAGATAAATTTGGTGATGTGTATTCTATTGATATCAATTCTAATCcggaagaaaaattcactCAAGAACCTATCCTAGGCCATGTCTCCATGCTAACTGACGTACACATGATTAAAGACTCTGATGGTCATCAATTCATAATCTCTAGTGATAGAGATGAACATATCAAAATCTCTCACTATCCACAATGCTTCATTGTGGACAAATGGTTGTTCGGCCATAAGcattttgtttcttctatATGCTGTGACAAggattatttattattaagTGCTGGTGGTGATGATAAAATCTTTGCTTGGAATTGGAAAACTGGTGAAAATTTGTACACCTTCGATTACAGTAACTTGATAAAACCTTATTTGAATGATCAGCATTTGGCACCACCAAGATTCCAgaatgaagataatgatataATTGAATTTGCCGTTAGTAAAATTGTAAAATTAGAGAATCTGCCGTTTGTTGCTTTTTTCGTTGAAGCTACAAAATGCATAATAGTTTTGGAATTATCCGAAAAATTAAGAGGTAATCTTGCATTTAAGCAAATTATAACCTTTCCATACAATGTTATTTCATTATCTGCGCAGAAGAATGAACTTCAAGTCACTTTAGATAATAAAAACTCTTCGGATGTGCAAAATAATTTTGCTAAATTCATTCAGTATAATTCTAATGACAGGAAGTTTGTTGTGAATGATGAAAAGTCAAACAACTTTGACAATACTATCATAAAATCAGTGAAAGGAGATTCTAACTTGGATACGAAGGAAGAAGATACATACCCCTTGTACAATATTTCCTCACTGAGAAAACATGGAGAACATTATTCATGA